Part of the Williamwhitmania sp. genome, GAATTCGGGGATGTCAATGGCTCCTCACTTGCACTATGAGGTATGGAAAAATAATTCTCCGATAAATCCTATTAATTTTTACTTCAACGACCTTACCCCAGCCGAGTATGATAGGTTAATAGAGTTAGCTGCAAATAGTGGACAATCCTTAGATTAGCATAAGCCATGCCCTATAAAGAAAAAAAGGTAGAGAAACTTTACTACACCATTGGTGAAGTGGCCAGTATGTTCGATGTTAACACTTCCCTTATCCGGTTTTGGGAGAAGTCATTCGACATTATTAAACCCAAAAAGAACAAAAAGGGCAATCGCCTCTTCACAAAAGATGATATTGAAAACTTCCATCTTATCTACTATCTAGTAAAGGAGCAGGGAATGACTTTGCAGGGCGCTCAAAAGCGTATTAAAGAGAACCGAGAGGGCACGGTTAACACCTTCGATATCGTAAAGTCGCTTACTGAGATTAAGGAAATGCTGCTCGAGGTAAAAGAGTTACTTTAAACAGGTTAAAATGGAAAGTTCCACAGTTGCCGAATTGGCCAGCTGCATTGAGAAATTTGCCCCTTTGCGGCTTCAAGAGTCCTACGATAACTCAGGACTTCAAGTTGGCTCTCGATCAATGGTGGTTAATTCTGTTTTGCTTAC contains:
- a CDS encoding MerR family transcriptional regulator — protein: MPYKEKKVEKLYYTIGEVASMFDVNTSLIRFWEKSFDIIKPKKNKKGNRLFTKDDIENFHLIYYLVKEQGMTLQGAQKRIKENREGTVNTFDIVKSLTEIKEMLLEVKELL